The genomic region ttaatattcacccaacatatcaatgaaatcgacgacttaatgttaaatcggtgcattaccttatttattgaaattaatttaaaGGCATGAACGAAAATATTTCTAGACAgaacaaataaaagtaaaagaaaactaaaattgaTGTTGCACTATGGTATGAAATACTATGCTAAATTTGGGACAgacaaataaaaagttaagaatatactaaacagataatatttaaaacattaACAATATACATATGATAGTAATagtataaaacaataataatgcatATGGTATTAAACATGATAGTAATAGCATTAAACACGAAATAAAATcatgaatatatataaacataaaataatagttaGTAAAGTGATGGAAACATGATATTAAAAACACTAATAATGTTACCTATGTACAtacgtatatatatttaaaatataaacataataatagtattacaaagtgtatacatagcattaaaaatatgtacataatatggcgttgaaaaatacatacataacatAGTATTAAAAacatatacataagataatatgtaaaaaatataatatagtattcaagtatatatatggtatataaacatataatattaaaagatacatatacataatatatatataataatagaaatatataatatagTATTACAATATTTACGTAGTATACACAtgtgagaaataataataatgttaaaaacaactattaataatattacataaatatacacatatatatatatattaaaaacataataatattaaaaatacgtacatagtatatatatacacataatatagttattaagaaaatacatataatatatagtaTTAAGAATATACACAATacatatggtattaaaaatatagtattaaaaaacataatatatacatataagtattgacttaaaaaatactaataatagtaataataaaatactaataaataataGATATAGTAATAATAAGAACGTATAAACGGCAATATGTacagggaaaataaaaaaaaatagtaacGCTATATATACGtaaacataatataaaaatattaaaataaagtaattagaaaataatactatgtacaaaaatatatacatatatatgtaaaataaaaatatacactattattaatagtaataataaatatagtaataatattaataacaaaaaagcaaatataatataataagaatattaaaataaggtaattaaaaataataccatgtataaatatacatatatatacctatataataaaacatatactaatattaataataataaggataataaaacatatatatatataataatagtattagaaatatacatacAATGGTATAAAAGATGTATAACTAATGATGctaaaatatatgcataataatatatataaaatatatacacaatatagttacaaatatatatatatatatatatatataataatagtattagaaatatacatacAATGGTATAAAAGATGTATAACTAATGATGctaaaatatatgcataataatatatataaaatatatacacaatatagttacaaatatatatatatatatatatatataatcgtaATATAGAATTTGGAATAtgcctaatatattaaaagagtataacaaataataataaaaactattaataataatatataatatatatgcgtATAACTATTAAGTAGAAATAATGATAATGAAATGCTAATAAGTAAAACTATAATAATCATTACAGTGACAATAATGTAATTGATATTTAAATTAAGATAAAATAATGAGAAAAGtaaaaaaaggacgaaattgaatagaaaaataaaattttgaggcgaattcgaaataaaaataaaaagtaagggCTTATTTGAATGCGCGTGAGGTATAGGGGGATCAAATGAGAAATTTTCCCCAAACCCCAAAAACGCGCGTTTCATAGGGGACTAATTGAAAAGCGCAAAACAAaatggggccaaattgaaaataaaaaatgacttaattgtaaaagagtGAAAAAGAGGAAGGACCGCGCGAATAAATAACCCATTaatcaaaaacacgcggatcctctaaCCGGTATGGATCGGGTCGGTCCGACCCAGggcaaaacgacgttgttttatGCCCTGGGTCTTTAatgcaaaacggcgtcgttttatattattataaaaagtaaaaaatttgtaaaaaaatcattttttctttctttctcttcaaaAAAGCTCTCTTTCTCTCTCAGCCCTCTTTCAACCTGGGGATTTCCGGTGAGACTCCGATGCCGTACCTCAGCCGTGCGCCACCATCACCGGCCACCGCGAGgtaacctttttttatttttttattatttttttatttttaataatatatatgtgtatgtacataaaaagaaagaaaaaaagaaatttcgaaagaagaaagaaaaaaagaaaatgatgccAATCACCTTCTGTTGTTTCTGTATTTTTATTCTTGCTTTTGGTTATCTTCCGTTTTGGTGTTATTCTCTGCTTTTGGTGATCTGAAGTCTATTGCTTGGTATTAAAATGGCCGAATCTACTGTTTTCATTCATCCAAAAATTCGTCCCCCCCACTACACTGTCTtttgatggcttttatagccttttacaaatgctttcctttttattattttttgtttgctGTCCTTTCCTTTTAATTCCTTGCAGGTGCAGAGGGATGGTGGAGCAGGTGGCTGACAGAGGAGTGGCGATGGGTGGTGGCAGAGGTCAAAAGGCTGAAGACCCGCACCTAGGGTTTGGTTGCTGATTTGATTGGGATGGCCTGGGGTTTGGTGGAATTTGGGTTGTTAGTTGATGGGTTTGGGTTGTGGGTTATGTTGGGGTTTAATGGGTCTTTGTGTGGGTTTATTTTGGGTTGTTTGTTTGGAAATTGGGTTTGGGGTTGTTGGTTATAAATGGGGTTTGggtaatttgggcttctacaacaACGAATTATTAGTCTATGCTAAATTCGAGTCTGCAACACGTGCAATTACTTAGTCCAGATTAGAAATTCAAACGAAAATCTCATGTATGAAACTTTTACTCAATCTATCGAAATCGTTCTAGGgatttattttattacacataGATTAATTCCATttcaacaaaatatatatatatatgtcaataaCCACAATTAATATTGAATTATAATCAAGGATATCAATATGAACTTACCCAAACATTTAATTTTGGGTATCGGTTGAAACATTTATTAATGTATatgtaataatttaattcaattattcAATTCATTTACTTCTAAAACAATTAATTTCATACAATTAACAATTTATccatattttacacttttactttaaacttttagcttttattcaatttagtccttaaactcaaACTTCAAATTTAATCTAATTAAACTCAAATCCTGTTGACCAAAGCCCATATTTAATACATTTTCATAGGAATttcatataattttactattttaacaactCAATCCCTAaatacaaaatttacttaatcaaataATCTTTAAGCATATCATAGTTTCCAAATCTAACAATTTCTATCAAGACATATAAGATTCATCAATGACAAGTTTTAAAATCTTTAGCAATTTTAAAAACAGAGGTACGAGTCAGTTAAACCTAATTGCaataatcttaaaaatataaaacttacgAAAAACGGGTAACAATTACACTTACATGCAAAGGGGCCGATTATTGAAGAACTTGACTCTTTCATTTTTCTCCTCCGATGGCGTTCGTAAGGTGGAGGAAGCTGAGAACGAATTTTCATTCTCCTTCCTTCCGCTTtagttactttattttatttaataattaacaaAACAAAAAATCGTCCACTAAAATGAATCATGGACTTATTGCAACATAAGACCTTCCAATAATGATGTTATGGCTATTAAGCCTAAATAATTTAAtagcgattaatttttataaattttacgatttaatccttttcaattaattaactatccaacCATTAAAATTTATGAACTGAACCttcacgtaacaaaataataaatatgtaattatttaataaaaatatctatGAGTTtgatttatagaaacaaggtttcgatacctcattttctaaaaccacttgactttaaggggttaccacttgaacctaattattcgttcaattaacaaaaatcattaaatcaaaatttaacgTAGTTCtatatttaactcataaatattaaataataatatttacgaactcattcgtcagatttgtgatcccgaaaccatcATTTCTAATACCACTGAAAAACGAGTTGTTatatgtttaatatatatattatttcatgttgtttaaaacttttttaattaataactcttttatttataaaatcaaataattatttcaaatataattatttttagtaattACAACTTTTAcatgtataatatttatttttcaatccatatcatgagtgtagtaaattttagtattatatattttatacgtGTAATTGAAATAATTATCTGAAATATTTCACTTATAAacataatgatatttgaaataattaattgaaatatttcatatataaaaatatttgaaatgtcATACCCACAATGTAGATTAAAATacaatgatatttaaaatattttacatatttttattaaaaataatttacatatttgaaataataataatatttcaaataattatttgattttattatatTAGAAATCATCATACCCACAATATAGGTAGAGAAAATAGGtatttgacatataaatattatatttaaagaaaaatatatcaaaaGAAATTGTTGATGTTTTTAAGCAATAATTAAatctttattatttgattttataaataaaaaattattaattaaaaataataaaaactctaaaaaaatatatttattaattataaatatcatttaattttttttaaaaatgctttaaacaacatgaaataaaaaatgcTTATAAGAGAAATCAAAACTAGAACTTAAAAATGAAACCATAATTATATAATCATCAAACCAAAAAGCTAATATGTTAAAAATGTTAATTATGAATAAAAAAACttgaaataatatgaaataaaaaatacaaatctGAGTAAGGGAAGAATTAAACTTGAGACTAAAAgacaaaatattaatattaaactatttgaCCAAAAGaactaatttatcaattttaagtaAAACAGCATCTTATAATACACATTTTCAATTTTCTCTAAAAAACCTATcctcttaaatatatatataaaagccctaaaataataaatattaaaaatatatatgtataatgtTTTTTCTTTTGGGTCAGTAAAAACAACGCCAAACGGGaaatgaaaaatagaaaaaaggtGGCGTCGCCCGGACTCGAACCGGAGACCTTCAGTGTGTTAGACTGACGTGATAACCAACTACACCACGACACCGTGCTTATAGTTcgcttaaaaaaataattttttataaatgaataaatataacCCTACCACGTTCAGTTACCGACTCAAGCTCCGCTGCTTTTCTTtattaattttcaattcaatacgATTTCTGTTCTTCGTTATTCTCGTGGCGGAACCCTATCTCTGCTCCTTACATCTCTTACTTCTACCCTGTACTTCAATTTATATTTCtcaagctctttttttttttttttgtgaatttcTAACTAAAGACGAACAAAAAAAAATGTCAAGTGCATTAGAGATGTCGCTAGACGACCTGATCAAGCGTAACCGTAAGTCCGGATCCGGAAATCCCCGCGGTCGAGGCCGTGGATCAGGACCGGGACCCGCCCGCCGCTTTCCTAACCGCGGAACAAACCGCTCGGCACCGTATACTGCTGCTACGGTACATATCCTAGGGTTTTAGATCTGATTACGCTTTTCtttgtgttttttttcttttgaattttcttcTTGATTCTGGCCAAAATAAAGTTCttgattcaaaaattttaaatcagCTAAGTTCGTTCAATTTTGTTAGGCGCCGGAGACGACGTGGCAGCACGATATGTATTCGGATAAGGGAGGAGCGTTCCAAGGTCAAGCCGTTCGGGCCGCTGCAATAGAAACCGGAACGAAGCTCTACGTCTCTAATTTAGATTATGGAGTATCTAACGACGACATAAAGGTATTTTTTTTAGTAGTTGTCTTTTGCTATTTTTTAAGTTAGTAGTAAATTCAGTGTTTCTCTTCTGTTTCAATTTGTTATTATGTTTTTTTTCCTCAAAATTTTATTCGTGTTATTATGTTACCGGCGAtattgatttgattttttttctctaTGTACTTATATTCTTGATTCCCAGGCTTGGCtattcaattttcattttttcttATAGTTAAATAATTGATTAATTTGAGATATACATATATTTGAGATTAGTTAGGGTTAAGAAAAAGTCTACTATGCTTAGAAATACTTTCAAAGAAATTTCGTTCAAAGTTGATATTTTGttgtttttagggtttttatttttttgtatctTTCTAACGTTTGTGTTTTAATATACAGGAGTTATTTTCTGAGGTTGGTGACCTGAAACGATATGCAATTCATTATGATTGGACCGGTAGATCGAAGGTATTGAATCGAGTTTGGTATTGATCGGT from Gossypium arboreum isolate Shixiya-1 chromosome 1, ASM2569848v2, whole genome shotgun sequence harbors:
- the LOC108483602 gene encoding THO complex subunit 4A-like; the protein is MSSALEMSLDDLIKRNRKSGSGNPRGRGRGSGPGPARRFPNRGTNRSAPYTAATAPETTWQHDMYSDKGGAFQGQAVRAAAIETGTKLYVSNLDYGVSNDDIKELFSEVGDLKRYAIHYDWTGRSKGTAEVVFSRKADAMAAVKRYNNVQLDGKPMKIEIVGTNIATPAAPTVANVAFGSSNGAPRGGRGRGGGFRRQRGVAGGRGFGRGRGQGRGRGEKVSAEDLDADLEKYHTEAMQTN